A single window of Deinococcus arcticus DNA harbors:
- a CDS encoding response regulator transcription factor translates to MLRLVARGLANKEIARELGIANQTVQNGLTRVFQKLGVSSRNEAILYYWDIANKPPIQ, encoded by the coding sequence TGCTGCGCCTGGTGGCACGCGGTCTCGCCAACAAGGAAATTGCCCGTGAGTTGGGAATTGCCAATCAGACCGTACAAAACGGCCTGACACGCGTGTTTCAGAAGCTGGGCGTGAGTAGCCGTAACGAAGCGATTCTGTATTACTGGGACATCGCCAACAAGCCACCTATACAATGA